GCCCAGAAGAGTCCACGAAAGTCCCTCCCCCAAGCAGCCCAGGCTCACCAGCCCGGCTCCTTGGGCATCCACCTCCCACAGGAGACAGAGGCGCTCAGGCCACAGTCCAGCAGATGGTCCCCAACTGCCTGACCTCCCCCTGGGCAGGTGTGGATGGGGGTGCCCAGCTGGCAGTGACTGCCCACAAACAACCACAATTATAGGTGTCGAGGGGCAGAGGCCTGCTCCTCAAATCAGAAAACGAGGTCCAGGAGACAACCCCTTCCACCAAGGCCCCTCAGCTTTGGGGTGGTGGCCCTAGTGGCCCCAGCACTTAGGTACAATGGGGCCCCAGCCTCTGACACCCTGACAGGGCCCAGAGCCCACCGCTGCTTTGCTGCATAAGACTTCAGGGACACAAATTCAGTCCACCTCAGAAGCTCTACCACCTTCTGGAAAAtcccccagcctctccctccctccattaaTGCATCCGACTCTGCACACCCTCTgtgtgggctggggctgggggacccCGGGCCACTCTCAAACCTGGAGAGGGGGCTGTGTCCCTGTCAGGCCTCTGGAGCCTCTGATGCGAGACCCTCTCACCAGCCCGGCTAAACTGGACTAGGCCCTTCACCCCTCAAACCAGGGTGCCCAGTGAACCCTGCTCTGTCAgtgatggaaaggaagaagtgacaTGAGGGAGAAACCAAGGCACGTGAGGGGCCACACCACCCAGGCTGAGGGAGGGGCCACGAGACCCTCTTCCTGTGACCAGGAGACCCCAGAAATCCCAGAGGTCCCAGCCTAACCTCCCGGCGGGGGGAGGGTAGTCACTGATGTCAGGGGCCTTGCCCCCTGAAGAGGCGTCAGGGTGCCCCCACCACAGTCCTCAAGCCAGCGAGGGCCCGAAACATGACCACCCCCAGCCGGGGGCTCCATTGGGCGCAGGTGGGGAACAGAGAGAGGCCGCTGCAGCCCAGAAAAGGGGCGCTGTCCCCGCTGCACCAGTGCCCTGACATCACCTGGAGGCCAGCTGCGCAGGGGCACTGGCAGAGCCCAGAACAGGGAGAGGACAGTGTGACCAAGCAGGCCGGCTGCCGCCTGCCAGGTCTCTTGGCACCGGTGCCAGGTCGGGCTTTGCCCAGTTCCAGGCAGTGGACACGGCCCATGCCCACCCAAGAAGACTGGCCTGTCCCCCAGGTTCAAGCAGGTCAGGGGCCTGCTGGCCTCCTCCCTGCACTGCCAGCCTGCACACCAGCCCTGAGCATCACCACCCGCCTGGCCCACCTTGCCCAGCCGCAAGCATCTCACTAACATCAGCTCCCTATGTGCCTGAGAGGTTCAAGCAACCGTGCTAGACGCCGAGGCTGAGGCCCGGCTGGGGCCCCATGCAGGAGGGAGAGCTGACCCCAGACAGGGCTGGGGGCACACCTGCACCGGTCGAGACACAGCAGGGGCAGGGGGCCAGTCTCACCCAGGCAGCCCCTGTGGAGGGGGTTCTGGGTCCTCTCTCTGCCAGATCTGCGCCCAACTTTGGCAAAGAGAGAAGCTATGGGTGAGATGGAGGTGGGGGCTGCTCTGGGACATGGGCTTGGTCCTTGTCAGCATCCCACTTAGTAAGAGAGGTACTCCTGAAACCCCAGAAGTCTGCATGCATCCAagagttgctccgcgtcatggaGAGGCAGGCTGCTCACACCACAATGCCCCCTGATGGCAACGTCCCCACCACATGTTCTAATTGAGCACATTCATCAACTGTCCCCATTAATCAGAGCTCAGGGCTCTGCCAGCACCACCGACACCCCACTCCTCCCAGCAGCAGAGGAGCAAGCATCCCAGAAGCTGGGGACACTGGGGTCCTCCCACCTGTCTGTGGGCCACAAGGGGCAGCACAGCCTTGCCTCCCttagaggagtgtgtgtgtgtgtgtgtgtgtgtgtgtgtgtgtgtgtgtgtgtgtgtgagagtgagagtgagtgtgtgtgtgtgtgtgtgtgtgcgcgcgcgcacacgcgcgcTGGATGTTCGGTGGGGCCCTCCTTAACAAAATGACGAGCCGCTACTCACTATGTGAAGACAACGCAGCCAAGCAGCCCCCATCTGTCATCCGCGGCGGGCGCAGAGCTCTGGCTCTGGGGACGGTGCCCAAACTCACTGCCAACTCACAAGGGCTGGGCTGCTTCTCTCCAAGACCCGTCCTCCCCAGGCACTCCCCCGTCTCCTCCCCGGGAGCCGGGCCCTAAATCACTCCTGCGGCTGCCAGGATGGGCTCCTGAGGCCCACGTGACTCAGAGGTGTTCCCAGTTCTGTCAAAGCTAACCGTTGAAGGGAGGACAGAGCAACTGGTCTTTTGTGTCACTGAGTTAAATACCCACTtgcaagaaggagagaaaagaaaatattcctaACTCAGTCGCAACAGCTGCCACCCCTTCCCAGGCGGTCTCTGTGTGGGCGGAGGCGGGGACGCATGTGCAACACTCGTATAAAAGAAGGTAACGTGTTTCCCGCCCGACCTTGACTGCTGGGGCCAACGtctagactctggagccagagacGGGCTGCTTGGACTCATCCCTCGAATGTTTGACAGGCTGGCCCATCCCCCACGTTCCCTCACATCCTGACTCTAGAACCAGGAGCCGCTGCCTCGTCTGCCGCCCCCAGGAAGGCGCGGGGAGCACCCAGACCacctctgagcttccactgtGCCAGGGAGGGCGTCTGCAGCCTCCCGCAGTCAGGACAGTTTGGGTGGTCAGAATGTGACACCCACTGCATCCACGAGCTTCCTCTGAAAGGGTGGCACTGGCCATGTCCACACCTCAGGCCTCTGCCCCTGAGGTGCCCTCCACCTGCCCTCTCCTGACTTCTCCCCAAACCTGGTCCCAACACAGCCCCCTCCCTCACGAGCCCCAACCCCAGGTGGAGGCAGACCCACTCCCCGAGCCTCCAGGCCAGTCCATCACCTGCCCACCATGCTCACAGGCCTTTCCTGGTCTCCCTCCCCACGACCCACCCTACCCCTCCTCCCCATCacctcacacacaccccccacctgCTCCAGCTGCAGAGACACATTCTAcccgcctcagggcctttgcatgtgccatTCCTCTGCCTGGGATACCCCAGCTCCACGTCCACCTGCCTCCAGCTCTCCTCCCTCCACAGATCCCTGTGTCCATCAAGCAGAGTCTCCCTGACTCCCAGCCCCCAACAGCCTCCATCTGGCCCACCCAACCCACCCACCCAAGTACCCCCACCACAATCAGAACAGCCTTGCCGGGCACACAGTGGAAGCTGGCAGAGTCCCAGCGTGGGCCTGCTGGGAGAACCTGGTGGGCCCAGCACAGGTCTCAGGACAGGAGAGGCTTGTATAGAGAGGCCACCCCACAGCGAGTGTTTGCAGGAGCCCCCGCCCCACTCTGcactgctctccccacccccacaacaTTCCCAGGGTCCAGCTGAGCAGCAGATGTGGGGGCGGGGGCCACACTCGGCCTTACCATGCCACACACACAGGGCACTTAATCAGCACTTACTGGTCTCTGCCTACTGATCAGGCAACCAGTAAGCTGGAGGGACACCAACTGTCTGCCCAGATCAGGGCTCTGGTGGGTGCCTGGTGGGGAATGGCTAGAAGTCCAGGCCGCTAGGGAGGAGGTGCAGGGGGCTCAGCCAGGACGCTTCCTGGGCAGTCTAATGACATTGAACATGACACACACGGACACAGCCAGGGCCCTCCAGGGCAGACAATTCCCAGCTCACACGAATTCCCCCTTCTACACCCCCCTGCCCCAAGGCCTTCCTGTTCCTTTTTATATCCACCCAAACAGCCCAACccagcctcacctcctccaggaagccctcctgaaCACAAAAGCCAAGAGGATTACATATCACAGTCCTGCTCTGAACTCAGGGTCCAACGGGAGCTCAGGCCCGTGTCCAGGGACCACAGAAGCAGTCACCCCAAGGAcggggctccccccaccccacctcctacaGGTGCTCAGAGATCCACCACTCCACTGTTGCCCTCCCCAGTTGTCAGGAAAATGCCCCTCCCCAGGAAGCTCCCCTACTATAGACTCCTATCGTCACTGCTGGAGGTATCTTCACTtctactcccctccccaccccagggcccgAAATAGGCCCGAAATAGGCCCTCGGAGCGTGGGGCGGGCAGCAGATCCAGAAACACacggacacacagacacatgtacTGCAACTCCTTTCCTTTCCAGTCAGAGGAAGTCGGGGCAGCCTCATCCGCCCCAGAGTCCCAGGGAGCCCAGAGCCCCTTCAGACACATGAGCCCAGCCGGCCTAGGGAGGCGAGGCTCCCAGTCTGGGCACCGCCGCCCAGGAACTCCAGGTCcagagaaacaaacacacactaGCGTCAAGGTGAGAGGCCCAGGAACAGGTACTGGGTGGGGGCAGCTCAGAGGAGGGAGTGCCCCCGGGCCTGTGCCCACACAGTGCTCAGGGGTCATGGCCACAGGGTCAGGAGGCTGAGAAGGACACAAGACCATCTGCTCATGTCCAGTCTGTGGGGCCAGAGGGGGCTGTGGGGGGCAGGTGAGGGCAGATGGTGGCCCACCCTTTTCCGCATCAATGCCCTGTGTGTCCTCTCTGAGGCGCCCATGCCCGCCAGGAGCCCAGGTGCAGGCAGCAACCACAGAGTGAGTGGCATGACAGTTTGGGGCAATGATTTTTACAAAATGCCTTCAAGGACCTGGATGCATCAGCCTCACCTCCCTGCCGGGCAGGGCCCAGCCAGATACTCGAACTCCAGCGTCGGGCCAGGCTCACCCAGCTCTGTCCtccagcagctgtgtgaccttgtcaCGTCCTTTATCTTCTCTGAACCCTATGCTCAGGGCATTCGGTGCGCATTCCCTGGGACACACCTCCTGGAGGCGTACACCTTCCCCAAGCCCCACAGTGCTTCCTTGGCCACCTCCTAGTCCCTACGCACCCCAATGGGGCCACAGTCAGCCTCTGTGGCTCACGTGGCAACTACAGCAGGGCCCCCTTCCCAGCCGGCACCCCTGGGAGGCCCCTCCTGGCCTGGGTGCTGGGACGTGGCAGCTGCATCACAGGAAGCGCCAAGTCAGGAACCCCGGGGGAGCCCGGGCAGAACACAACCCAGCCTCTCGGGCTACAACACGTAGATCCCACCCACCTTCCTCTATAAATAAACCTGTGTAGGAGAAACAGTACTCGCCCCAAAAGTTCTAACACAATTATGTTTTCAAAAAGCAAACTAAATCATTATTGATAGGTGCTGTCCTTGGAAGCTCCTTTGCTGTGGATCGGGTATCTCTTAAGGCAACGACAGAACACATGTATTCATTTGTGTGGGGGGCCGTCCATGCGGGGGTTCCGGAAAGTCCGAGACTTAAGTAAGGCCTCTTCCTGTGTTCCAACTGCCTATCTCATCCCTGTTCAGGGCTGGGCTCGGCGGACCAGCTGGGACTCTGCCAGCGTTCAGGGAGCGAGGAGTTGCTTTACGGAGTGTGGGTTCCCAGAGCAAACCCAATTATCCCATTTCCCTCTCCGAGTTTACCCTCCGCAGCAGGAAAGGCTCCAGGGAAGGATGGTGGGCGCCGCCAACACGACATCCACCTGCAGGGAGGGAGACCAAGGCCAAGGTGTACACCCTCGGCCCCAGGACAGACAACACGCAGTCCCTAGAAAACCACAGGCCGCCCTCCAAGCTCCTGCCTCTCACAAGGCCGCCACTCCTGACTCCCAGGAATCTGAAGCACTCTGGAAAGCCTTGCTGAGGCCCACGGGCTTCCCCGAGGGGGCCAGTCCCCACCTGTCCAGGCGGGCTGCCTTATTTTAGGCTCTCCCTGCGGCCGAGGCACCCCAGCACCAGGGCGTGGCATCTGCTGCGGGTCAGCAGCCGTCCCCACACACTGGGGGCCTGACAAGTCCACCCCACTCAACAGATGCAGCATTTCCACGGCCAGGCCAGGGTAAAATGATCCTGGGACCTGAGCTCCTCCACACCCCTGCCAGTCAGAAGGGATGCTCTTCCCTGGCTGAGAGCTGTCCTCCTCCTGCTCTAAGCACCTTCCTGCTCCTGGAGTCATGAGAAGCCCAGGGACAGGGACACTAGCAGGTGGGCCAGccagtcccatcccccacccccctggGCCTCACCCCACATGCGTGTGgcatccccccacctcccctgcacTAAGTAACACAAACAACCTTGTTAGACGTCCTGAAGGACGTAGCCCGCCAGGAACATCCAGAACACAGGGTCAGGCTGGAAGACTCCCTGGGCCAAGAGGGGACAGAGTAGCCAGACCAGGGGCTGTGAGGAAAGAGAAAGTGCAGGCCCGCTGGGATTCTTCCCTATCTCGTCTCTGTGTATGCTTGGAAAAGACAGACACACAAGGAGAGCAGCCTCTGGTCCCAGGGCCTTAGGTCACCCACCCCATCCCCTACCACCTCACCCAGCCAGGCCACCTTCCCGCCAAAATGAGGTGGACTGGAAATGGCCAGGGTTCTAGAGGGACGACGACTAGCCTACAGCCACCCTGCAAGCTCAGCCTGGCAGCTGCTCCGGGGGAGGTGGGGCTGCCAAGCCCACCGAGGGGCTGCGGGACAAAGGCAGGCAGCGGAGCCTAATGCCACACTGTGGCAGCCCCCGGGCCATCACCCTCTACCCAGGCCACAACGACCCCCTTCACAACCAGGGGGCTAACCTGACTCAGCCCACGtttgaatttcagaaaagaaaaaaagacgcAGTTTATTACTTTCCTGATAAAATTCCTCTTCGTGTGTGACGTTTGTACAGTTAGACACACAcgacagaaaaaatatatacacgcATCACTCATTCTGCTTGTCTCCTCCACACCAGACAAGGGAAATTCACGTGCAAGGTCTCGCCCCTGTCAGCCTCCTCTCCTCAGCACCCCCACCGTGCTGTCACCCAATCCCTCCAGGCCGCGGGGAGGGAATGCCTGGTGCCCACAGCCCAGCCACCTGGCAACGAGCTCCACAGGCCAGTGGGAGAACCAGCTGGGACACAGAGCCTGCTGACCATCCCCAAAGGCCACCTGCTGGGGGCCACCAGACTGCTACCTGCGTCCCAGAAATGCCCCCTACCCGACCCACCTCTGATCTGGAACCTTCTCTGAACGTCTGTGTCCATCTCACCAAGAGCAAAGAGGGGGAACCCCTTCCTCTCCGGCTAGGGAAGTACCGAGAAGCGACACCAGTGTGCCCGAGTGTGGTGCCAActacctccctgccccccaccccccagctgcgCATGACTTAAATCAACCCCAATACCGAGTTTAGCCTGAAAAGAGGAGTTCACAACCAACGTCACTGCCTCTCTCCACGGAAAAGGACCAGCGAGAGCGCACCGCTTCCCGGCCACCTAGGGTCTCCTAGGCTCTTCGAAGCGCAAGGAACAGGGTGAAAACTTTGCTCTCTTATTGAGGTCCCGtcggcctcctcctcctcgctAGGATCCTGCCTCAAGCTAGACGTTGTGTAAACCCAGACGGGAGAATTCCCTTCCTGACGGGCACTCATGGGGGCGCACGGAGTTCCGCCCACCCCTCCCTGCCGACCCCTCTCCACTCCAAGCCCGCGGTGGCCTCGTCTTTTCTCTTCCACCCTCTCCGTCCCGAGCTGGCTATGAAGCGGGAACACCCCATTCTTATCAAGAGAGTcactccccccgccccgcaaAGCGCGGCCCGGGGTCGCCTCTCTCGGAGGAGCGCTGCTCTCGCGCCCCTGCCCTGCGTCCCCCGCGCACCCAGCCCGCGCTGAGGCCACAGAGCCCGAGCGTGGGAGGCACACGCGGAGGAGATCCCGCGCCCCGGACTCCTATGCCCCGGATCCCCGCACCCCCGGCGGCCCGGGAAGGATATGGGTTACAGACCAGCCAGAGACACCAGCTGCGAGGCCGCGTGGTCTGCCCGAGGCAGAAAAAGACGGTGGCCGCCAGTGCCGGGTACGGGACGGGCTGCTCCTCGTCGGCGCCCAGCTCCGCGCCGCGCTCGGCCGCCGGGCTCTGGGGGGGCGACGCACCGGGCCTCGACCCCCGCTCCGCCTCtggccccagggccccagggctCGCCGGGGACGCCCCCGCCGCAGGGCCCGGGGCTGGCGCGCCCAGGGGCACTCGGACCTCGTCGGCCGCCTGCACGCTCTCTGTCATGGTAGCGGCGGGAAGCACCTGCGGGGGACAGCCGGTAACCGGGTCCCGAGAACAACACCCTCGCCCGCCTCGGGTGGAGCGGGTCCGCGGAAAAAGCCACAGCCGCCGGGATGTCTTTGTCTTTTCTCATTAGAGACAAatgcgccccccgcccccgcccgccccctccctccgGCGAGGGCTGGGcggcccctcccccaccgccggGGCGGGGGCAGGCGCCCCAGAGGCTCCCTCGCCCGCTGCCTCAAGTTGAAGAGGGTCCCGGCGCGCAGTGGGGCGCGCGTCCTCGCCGCGTCTCACCTCGCTCCGGCGGCCGGCGGCGTCCCCGCGGGCATCGCCCAGGCGGCGCGGTCACCGCGGACCCGGCACGGCGCTCGGCCCTGGCTGGAGCGCCGCAGCCCCCGGCCCGCGCCCCCGGCCCGCGCCCCCGGCCCGCCGGCTCCCGCTCCGGCTCCCGCTCCGGCTGGCCTGGCAGCGACGGCAGCGGCGGCCCGGCGCAGATGGGTCCGCGGGGCGGACAGGCGCGGGGCGCGGGGGGCGCGAACCGGGCAGCGGGGCGGTGAACGAGCCCAGAGCCTGTCCGCACTCGGCGCAGGAAACTTCAGAGTGAGCTGGGGGCTGGGCGGggacggggcggggccgggccggcgcggggggcggggccgggcaggGGGCTCGGGGCGGGGCCGCTCCGCCCAGAGGCGCGCGCGCGAGCCGCCCCTCCCCCGTCGCGGAgagcgccccgccccccacccgggAGGGCGGAGCTGGGCCCGCCCGAGCCCCCCACCGCGCCCCACCCTCCCACTCCTAGCCCTCGGGGCGCCAGGGGGCGCTGGCGGAGAAgcttggcgggggcgggggagtggCGCCGGCGTCTTCCCCGCCCCCAACTGCGGGGGCGGCCGGAGCCGCGGAGGCcggcccaccccctccccgccgcagggctcaccccctgcccctccGCGCCGCGGGCGGGGGTCGGCGAGAGGGCGAGGCTGGCGGTCTTGGCGGCGCGCTGAGGCCGTGACCGCGGGCGGcgtgcccctccccctccgcaTGGGTGTCCTGGGTGTGACCGCGCGTGTGATGTGCTGCTGTTTCCGTGGGTGGGATTCTGGGTGTTCGTGCACCCGCATCCCCCcaacacacgcgcgcgcacacacacaagcGCACCTACGGCAGCTTTTTTGAACATGTCCCTCGCCTAGCCCCCTCCTGGACCGACCGAGACCTGTGGGACCCCGGGGAAGGGGCCAGACCCTCCCGCAGCCCCCCACTCTCACACTGAGACGAGGGACAGAGCACCTCCTCCTGTGCTCTGGGGTCCCTCCCGGCCCCTTGGCCCCTGAGGATCTGCTGGGCTTCCCACTTCCCCACGACCACAAGTCTGCTGGCTCCGGGTGTGACCTCACTCCTTCCAAGCCTACTCTCAGCGCTGGATAAAGAGCGGGGCGGCTGGTCCACACAGGCTGGCTCCTGGGGCCTCAGGCCTCACCAGTTGCTCCGGTGGATGGCGGGGTGGGAGGGCCCACGTGGGGACCCCGGGACCCTCAGGCCTGGAGAGGCTCTGGCAAGGTCACCGCCAGCCCGGGCTTCACCACCTGCGCGGTGGTGCTGCAAAGAGCGCATCCAGAATGGGGTGGACATGCTGTTCGGGGAGAAGGGAAGGCCCCAGGAGTACCTGTTCCCTCCTCCACCGCTGGGCCCTGAGGTGAGGAAGACAGGAAGGCAGGACCATGGCAGCTCCCGTGCAAGACCCAGGCGGTGTCCTGCGCTGGCCCATCACTGCTCAGCAGCACCTCCTCTTGTATATGTGAActtttcaagaaaaggaaaacatttactCTATCTTAATGCTACTACTTAGTGATGGAGGGCCATGACCAGTAATTAAGGCCCTCAAAGAGCAATTAGTGCTCCAGTCACCTAAGAGAGGGACTGGGAGAGCCCTGGGCCTAAGATGGAGCCCTGCAGGGAAGCTTGCAAGGGTGGGGTAGACATGAAATCCTCAGCAGGATCCTGGGCAGGGGTCACCTGGACCTCCTGATTCTTTTCACAATGCCCGTCTCATTAAACGTTAGGGTGAAGCTCAAGATTAATTCTAGCTGGGGAACTGTTAGTGATTTGCTGGACAAAAATTAGTGGGAGGTCGAcagtgtgccaggccctgcatGGAACTGGGGAGGCATCGCGGTGGCCAGTACAGGCCCTGTCCTTGTCCCTTGGAGCTTCATTCCAACTGGGAGGCAGACACAGACAAAGTTGTGGATAGAGGAAGAAAATAGTTTAAAGCTGTGTTAAGTGCCATTCAGAGCTGCAATAGGGGGCAAAGAATCTATTTGAGGACAAGAAAGCAGCTGGAAGAGAAGCAGGGGGTTCTTGCAAGCAGCAAGAGCAgagtgtgcaaaggccctgtggcaggcaAGAGAGAGCTGAGGATCAGGAAGAACCAGAGATAGCCTGAGGTGCCCTGCAGGGGCCCCGCCATGAAGCGCGGTGGTGAgggcggggagggcagggcaggggttcCCACAGGCCCCATGGTGCAGAGAATTCTAAATGTGACAGACTGTCACCCTGCTCTGTGCACTCTGTCCTTTGGACATCTGCAGAAGGGACAGggcatggatttttttaaataggtgttattttttaaagacagcgTCTCTAAGATGACAAAGCCTGTAGCCTTCAGGCGTCCCATGGCCCATTTATAGACCGGTGAGGCTGCACAGACACACTGGAAGGGCATTGTCCACCTGAAGGTCTTGGAAGGAGACCACCTCCCACCACCTCTGGCTCCATCAGCACATCTGAGAACCTTGTTCTTGAAGGCGTTGAGTCCCCTGGGCTGATACTcactgactctgtgtgtgtggcaTCCAATGGCACCCAGCCCGCGTGGCAAGCTCAGCCACGAGGCAGAGGACGATGCGTCTCAGGCCTGAGTTCTTCAGCCAGAGGGAGACTGCACCGCGCAGGGGACAGCTCACCCTGCAGACGGGAAATGAGGAACAGATCATGGATTGGTATGAGACGAGAAAATAGCATTCGAAACAATGAAGCAGTAATACATTCACATCGCTAGAAAGGAATGTTGGAGAGATGAAGCACAGGACAATTTGGAAATTGGCATTAAAAGTATTTAATTAAACTGAACAGagtgttcagatttttaaaaaaaatcctcctggcctctggaaaATTTGGTCCTGCTTTTtgctatttcctcttttttttttttttttttaagggcaaagCTTTTTCTTGACAAAGATGGGGGCAGAGGGCAAATGGCCCATTGGTTCAGTCAGCGGCAAGCAGAAACTAGACACCTCCCCAGGAGAGGACTCGAACCCTGGGGGAACATGGCTGCAATGGGGGGGGGGTTCAGGCTACCTTGGGGGCCCTCCACCTTGGCAGGCTGGGCCATGGGGCAGTGGGCAGCATGGTCACCTCCATCAGGACCTGTGGGTGCCTGCCCAAGCTCACCACCCCCACCCAACCACTCTGCTCTGTGTCTAGGCACCCCATCCACCCTCAGGCTGGCTGGAGCCCACAAGACCCCTCACATCACATTGGTCCCTTCTCCTGCCTTTCAGGTGgcctccttcttccctctccagccatccccctcccctccacacaccCTTTTCCATCCAGAAGCCCCCACTGGGTCAAGCCTCTTCAAGTTGGCATGACCCACTTCTGTCCCACTTCCAGCCTGTCCTGCACCACTGTGCCTTTGGACCACAGACCCACCAGCCAAAGTCCCCTccaggccccagccctggccctgcagTGCCAACTGCTGGGATGCTCCTGCCTGGCCCATGCTTAGCCAGCGCCCTCCTGCCAGCGGTGCCCACTCCAGGGCCTCTCCGACCCCACATACCTCCCCCACAGCACTCACCTCGCGATGTT
The DNA window shown above is from Kogia breviceps isolate mKogBre1 chromosome 14, mKogBre1 haplotype 1, whole genome shotgun sequence and carries:
- the LOC136792619 gene encoding voltage-dependent T-type calcium channel subunit alpha-1H-like — its product is MTESVQAADEVRVPLGAPAPGPAAGASPASPGALGPEAERGSRPGASPPQSPAAERGAELGADEEQPVPYPALAATVFFCLGQTTRPRSWCLWLPLVWLLCPLLAQGVFQPDPVFWMFLAGYVLQDV